In Oryza sativa Japonica Group chromosome 3, ASM3414082v1, one DNA window encodes the following:
- the LOC4332004 gene encoding probable protein phosphatase 2C 29 — protein sequence MGALRRWLPCCCCCCRGGGGGGGGGSVGDGLVWDVALKAHASGDYSVAVAQANEALEDQAQVFVSPAATLVGVYDGHGGPEAARFVNKRLFSLIQEFAAQSGGISAEVLEKAFGETEEEFVASVQRSWPSQPRILSVGSCCLVGAIEDGTLYVANLGDSRAVLGRRSAAGAAHGRKGKNRVVPERLSRDHNVADEDVRRELKELHPDDSHIVLNTHGVWRIKGIIQVSRSIGDVYLKKPEICKSNPMLQQTICPFPLRRPVMSAVPTIKTRKLRPGDQFVIFASDGLWEQLTDEAAVAIVAGSPRRGVAMRLVRAAQLEAARKKDVKYERIRTIEKGQRRHFHDDITVVVLFLDKCRGKAGRGDEIDGTDGPVDVFSLSPDDREDPTRPVLR from the exons ATGGGGGCGCTGCGGCGGTGGCtgccgtgctgctgctgctgctgtcgcggcggcggaggaggtggtggtggtgggagcgTGGGGGATGGGCTGGTGTGGGACGTGGCCCTGAAGGCGCACGCGTCGGGGGACTACTCCGTGGCCGTGGCGCAGGCGAACGAGGCGCTGGAGGACCAGGCGCAGGTGTTCGTCTCCCCGGCGGCGACGCTCGTCGGCGTGTACGACGGCCACGGCGGCCCCGAGGCGGCGCGGTTCGTCAACAAGCGCCTCTTCTCCCTCATCCAAG AGTTCGCGGCGCAGAGCGGCGGCATCTCGGCGGAGGTGCTCGAGAAGGCGTTCGGCGAGACGGAGGAGGAGTTCGTGGCGTCGGTGCAGAGGTCGTGGCCGTCGCAGCCGAGGATCCTGTCCGTCGGCTCGTGCTGCCTCGTCGGCGCCATCGAGGACGGCACGCTCTACGTCGCCAACCTCGGCGACTCCCGCGCCGTGCTCGGCCGCCgctctgccgccggcgccgcccacgGCCGCAAGGGCAAGAACAGGGTGGTTCCCGAGCGCCTCTCCAGGGACCACAacgtcgccgacgaggacgtCCGCCGCGAGCTCAAAGAGCTACACCCCGACGACTCCCACATCGTCCTCAACACCCATGGCGTCTGGCGCATCAAAGGAATCATCCAG GTGTCGAGGTCGATCGGCGACGTGTACCTGAAGAAGCCGGAGATATGCAAGAGCAACCCGATGCTGCAGCAGACGATCTGCCCGTTCCCGCTGCGGCGACCGGTGATGAGCGCGGTGCCGACGATCAAGACGAGGAAGCTGAGGCCAGGGGACCAGTTCGTGATCTTCGCGTCGGACGGGCTGTGGGAGCAGCTCaccgacgaggcggcggtggcgatcgTGGCCGGGAGCCCGAGACGGGGCGTGGCGATGAGGCTGGTCAGGGCGGCGCagctggaggcggcgaggaagaaggacgTGAAGTACGAGAGGATCAGGACGATCGAGAAGGGGCAGAGGAGGCACTTCCACGACGACATCACCGTCGTCGTGCTCTTCCTCGACAAGTGCCGCGGCAaggccggccgcggcgacgagATCGACGGCACCGACGGCCCCGTCGACGTCTTCTCCCTCAGCCCCGACGACCGGGAGGACCCGACCAGGCCAGTGCTCCGTTGA
- the LOC107277311 gene encoding uncharacterized protein isoform X1 — protein MELNTRSLQQSGSSKSKGKIMAKIVEEDEEGEEEEEEEEDSLSSGCHCFLCAIKEPDARLRRASLAAFFRELPYCEDDDAGAGAGAGVDGGRSCGEVVGAVWRAAMAAPDDPELPSLGAIRCMSLLLARALADVEWRRRGRNVYVPYYAAHVIGSYTIRSSAHAELAVAAGAVRPLLAFLGGAMTWVEQRAAARALGHLASYDATFPAVARHAAEAVPLAVRAASTCVGNVYASFVALAPSKRPKYQRDLLTRGLDGGGGGVVADGEERKAEEWASQLQCWSLYFLSCLASRDVSSHATICHDPVFLRELCQMWGGLANGDSPAGVGLLRLLCRSTAGRAAIAACRDALSGLCDLARSSDDWQYMAIDCLLLLLDDRETWHAVADATAARLVDLAELRHLGPRRRLGNAITAALLLDDGDDDGDIVHGRELGMEAKEAIARLREVQVERKGREDAMSRDELLKRRIMAKEKKRQGNDMFWHGEVEKAIELYTEALELCPLSRRRERLVLHSNRAQCRLARRDADAAVGDATRALSLARPAANAHARSLWRRAQAYDMKGMARESLLDCLAFAGAWLNRKDGTAAAAAAASRGGNPKLPYCVARMISKQMGLTGLFSAVATNSSTTKVDRDDRMPHYSDGDGDGGDSDDEEDDDDDDRDESEEEEFAEKGMKLCRPGSKGLPIITDEAWRRLARRKKATSRVLSHDHRF, from the exons ATGGAGCTGAACACCAGAAGCTTGCAGCAATCTGGTAGCAGCAAGAGCAAGGGCAAGATCATGGCGAAGATCGTCGAGGAGGAtgaagagggggaggaggaggaggaagaagaagaagatagcCTTAGCTCAGGTTGTCACTGCTTCTTGTGCGCCATCAAGGAGCCTGAtgctcgcctccgccgcgccagcCTCGCCGCGTTCTTCCGGGAGTTGCCGTACTGTGAGGATGAcgatgccggcgccggcgccggcgccggcgttgaTGGCGGACGGTCATGTGGTGAGGTGGTCGGCGCGGTGTGgagggcggccatggcggcgcccgACGACCCGGAGCTCCCGTCGCTCGGCGCGATCCGGTGCATGTCGCTGCTCCTCGCTCGCGCGCTCGCCGACGTGGAgtggcgccgccgtggccggaACGTGTACGTGCCGTACTACGCCGCACACGTCATTGGCTCGTACACCATCCGCTCCTCCGCGCACGCCGAGCTGGCcgtcgcggccggcgccgtgcggCCGCTGCTTGCCTTCCTCGGCGGCGCCATGACGTGGGTCgagcagcgcgcggcggcgcgtgccCTGGGCCACCTCGCCAGCTACGACGCCACGTTCCCGGCCGTGGCACGGCACGCCGCCGAGGCGGTGCCGCTCGCCGTGCGCGCCGCGTCCACCTGCGTCGGCAACGTCTACGCGAGCTTCGTCGCGCTGGCGCCGAGCAAGCGGCCGAAGTACCAGCGCGATCTCTTGACGCgcgggctcgacggcggcggcggcggcgtggtcgccgacggcgaggaaCGGAAGGCGGAGGAGTGGGCGAGCCAGCTCCAGTGCTGGTCACTCTACTTCCTGAGCTGCCTCGCCTCCAGGGACGTGTCATCTCATGCCACGATATGCCATGACCCCGTCTTCTTGCGCGAGCTCTGCCAGATGTGGGGTGGCCTCGCCAACGGCGACTCGCCGGCCGGCGTCGGGCTGCTCCGCCTTCTCTGCAGGAGCACAGCCGgacgcgccgccatcgccgcatGCCGCGACGCGCTCTCCGGCCTCTGCGACCTCGCGCGGTCGTCCGACGACTGGCAGTACATGGCCATCGACtgcttgctcctcctcctcgacgaccgTGAGACATGGCACGCAGTCGCCgacgccacggcggcgcgccTCGTCGACCTGGCCGAGCTCCGGCACCTCGGCCCAAGGCGACGGCTCGGCAATGCAATAACAGCTGCACTGCttcttgacgacggcgacgacgacggcgacattGTCCATGGCCGTGAGCTCGGCATGGAAGCAAAGGAGGCGATCGCCAGATTGAGAGAAGTGCAGGTAGAGAGGAAAGGGAGAGAAGACGCCATGTCTAGGGATGAGCTGCTCAAGAGAAGGATCAtggcgaaggagaagaagaggcaAGGCAACGACATGTTCTGGCACGGCGAGGTGGAGAAGGCGATCGAGCTGTACACCGAGGCGCTGGAGCTGTGCCCGCTGAGCAGGCGGCGTGAGCGGCTGGTGCTGCACAGCAACCGCGCCCAGTGCCGGCTCGCGCggcgcgacgccgacgcggcggtgggcgacgcgacgcgcgcgcTGTCGCTCGCGCGGCCCGCGGCGAACGCGCACGCCAGGAGCCTGTGGCGCCGCGCGCAGGCGTACGACATGAAGGGCATGGCCAGGGAGAGCCTCCTGGACTGCCTGGCCTTCGCCGGCGCGTGGCTCAACCGGAAggacgggacggcggcggccgcggcggcggcgtcgcgcggcGGGAACCCGAAGCTGCCGTACTGCGTCGCGCGGATGATCAGTAAGCAGATGGGCTTGACAGGTCTCTTCTCCGCCGTGGCGACGAACAGTAGCACCACCAAGGTAGATAGAGATGATCGCATGCCGCAttacagcgacggcgacggcgacggcggcgacagcgacgacgaggaagacgacgacgacgacgatcgtGATGAaagcgaggaggaggaattTGCTGAGAAAGGAATGAAGCTTTGTAGGCCaggta GTAAGGGTTTACCAATCATCACGGACGAGGCTTGGAGGAGATTAGCTCGGAGGAAGAAGGCAACGAGCCGAGTGTTGTCTCATGATCATCGATTCTAG
- the LOC107277311 gene encoding uncharacterized protein isoform X2 produces MELNTRSLQQSGSSKSKGKIMAKIVEEDEEGEEEEEEEEDSLSSGCHCFLCAIKEPDARLRRASLAAFFRELPYCEDDDAGAGAGAGVDGGRSCGEVVGAVWRAAMAAPDDPELPSLGAIRCMSLLLARALADVEWRRRGRNVYVPYYAAHVIGSYTIRSSAHAELAVAAGAVRPLLAFLGGAMTWVEQRAAARALGHLASYDATFPAVARHAAEAVPLAVRAASTCVGNVYASFVALAPSKRPKYQRDLLTRGLDGGGGGVVADGEERKAEEWASQLQCWSLYFLSCLASRDVSSHATICHDPVFLRELCQMWGGLANGDSPAGVGLLRLLCRSTAGRAAIAACRDALSGLCDLARSSDDWQYMAIDCLLLLLDDRETWHAVADATAARLVDLAELRHLGPRRRLGNAITAALLLDDGDDDGDIVHGRELGMEAKEAIARLREVQVERKGREDAMSRDELLKRRIMAKEKKRQGNDMFWHGEVEKAIELYTEALELCPLSRRRERLVLHSNRAQCRLARRDADAAVGDATRALSLARPAANAHARSLWRRAQAYDMKGMARESLLDCLAFAGAWLNRKDGTAAAAAAASRGGNPKLPYCVARMISKQMGLTGLFSAVATNSSTTKVDRDDRMPHYSDGDGDGGDSDDEEDDDDDDRDESEEEEFAEKGMKLCRPGKGLPIITDEAWRRLARRKKATSRVLSHDHRF; encoded by the exons ATGGAGCTGAACACCAGAAGCTTGCAGCAATCTGGTAGCAGCAAGAGCAAGGGCAAGATCATGGCGAAGATCGTCGAGGAGGAtgaagagggggaggaggaggaggaagaagaagaagatagcCTTAGCTCAGGTTGTCACTGCTTCTTGTGCGCCATCAAGGAGCCTGAtgctcgcctccgccgcgccagcCTCGCCGCGTTCTTCCGGGAGTTGCCGTACTGTGAGGATGAcgatgccggcgccggcgccggcgccggcgttgaTGGCGGACGGTCATGTGGTGAGGTGGTCGGCGCGGTGTGgagggcggccatggcggcgcccgACGACCCGGAGCTCCCGTCGCTCGGCGCGATCCGGTGCATGTCGCTGCTCCTCGCTCGCGCGCTCGCCGACGTGGAgtggcgccgccgtggccggaACGTGTACGTGCCGTACTACGCCGCACACGTCATTGGCTCGTACACCATCCGCTCCTCCGCGCACGCCGAGCTGGCcgtcgcggccggcgccgtgcggCCGCTGCTTGCCTTCCTCGGCGGCGCCATGACGTGGGTCgagcagcgcgcggcggcgcgtgccCTGGGCCACCTCGCCAGCTACGACGCCACGTTCCCGGCCGTGGCACGGCACGCCGCCGAGGCGGTGCCGCTCGCCGTGCGCGCCGCGTCCACCTGCGTCGGCAACGTCTACGCGAGCTTCGTCGCGCTGGCGCCGAGCAAGCGGCCGAAGTACCAGCGCGATCTCTTGACGCgcgggctcgacggcggcggcggcggcgtggtcgccgacggcgaggaaCGGAAGGCGGAGGAGTGGGCGAGCCAGCTCCAGTGCTGGTCACTCTACTTCCTGAGCTGCCTCGCCTCCAGGGACGTGTCATCTCATGCCACGATATGCCATGACCCCGTCTTCTTGCGCGAGCTCTGCCAGATGTGGGGTGGCCTCGCCAACGGCGACTCGCCGGCCGGCGTCGGGCTGCTCCGCCTTCTCTGCAGGAGCACAGCCGgacgcgccgccatcgccgcatGCCGCGACGCGCTCTCCGGCCTCTGCGACCTCGCGCGGTCGTCCGACGACTGGCAGTACATGGCCATCGACtgcttgctcctcctcctcgacgaccgTGAGACATGGCACGCAGTCGCCgacgccacggcggcgcgccTCGTCGACCTGGCCGAGCTCCGGCACCTCGGCCCAAGGCGACGGCTCGGCAATGCAATAACAGCTGCACTGCttcttgacgacggcgacgacgacggcgacattGTCCATGGCCGTGAGCTCGGCATGGAAGCAAAGGAGGCGATCGCCAGATTGAGAGAAGTGCAGGTAGAGAGGAAAGGGAGAGAAGACGCCATGTCTAGGGATGAGCTGCTCAAGAGAAGGATCAtggcgaaggagaagaagaggcaAGGCAACGACATGTTCTGGCACGGCGAGGTGGAGAAGGCGATCGAGCTGTACACCGAGGCGCTGGAGCTGTGCCCGCTGAGCAGGCGGCGTGAGCGGCTGGTGCTGCACAGCAACCGCGCCCAGTGCCGGCTCGCGCggcgcgacgccgacgcggcggtgggcgacgcgacgcgcgcgcTGTCGCTCGCGCGGCCCGCGGCGAACGCGCACGCCAGGAGCCTGTGGCGCCGCGCGCAGGCGTACGACATGAAGGGCATGGCCAGGGAGAGCCTCCTGGACTGCCTGGCCTTCGCCGGCGCGTGGCTCAACCGGAAggacgggacggcggcggccgcggcggcggcgtcgcgcggcGGGAACCCGAAGCTGCCGTACTGCGTCGCGCGGATGATCAGTAAGCAGATGGGCTTGACAGGTCTCTTCTCCGCCGTGGCGACGAACAGTAGCACCACCAAGGTAGATAGAGATGATCGCATGCCGCAttacagcgacggcgacggcgacggcggcgacagcgacgacgaggaagacgacgacgacgacgatcgtGATGAaagcgaggaggaggaattTGCTGAGAAAGGAATGAAGCTTTGTAGGCCag GTAAGGGTTTACCAATCATCACGGACGAGGCTTGGAGGAGATTAGCTCGGAGGAAGAAGGCAACGAGCCGAGTGTTGTCTCATGATCATCGATTCTAG
- the LOC4332006 gene encoding protein RBL → MNVPIVDPLQGDFPETIEEFLQYGSMKCIAFNRRGTLLAAGCANGTCVIWDFETRGIARELHDKDCTAPITSVAWSKYGHHLLASATDKSLTLWHVVNEKKIARITLQQTPLSVRLHPGGPSTPSICLACPLSSAPILVDLNTGSTTVLPAFLSDNGNLPAPNTRNKFSDGSPPFTPTAATFDKYGDLIYVGNSKGEILIIDSKSIKVHAVIPIPGGTVVKDIVFSRDGRYLLTNSNDRVIRVYDNLLPVKGSGEEIEKISSNNISYESHYEKLKANGASCLAISCELLDAIAKIPWKAPCFSGDSEWIVGASASKGEHRLCIWNRSGRLVKILEGPKEALIDIAWHPVDPTIVSVSVAGLAYIWAKEHVENWSAFAPDFVELEENEEYVEREDEFDLNAYVEKAEEQLVNEDEYVDIETYDKNSTFSDLDDSSSTTMELIYLAAIPIPDTPDEQPDKCLGSSSKLEDSNHSDSPSSLDAVQNGQAIPPASSPMEVDNSTAEEPAEAVNSKRRRRLSAKGLELQQAEKGKKPTTKNKSNGKSPGSNGKQLEPANGNSSAVDDEATEDDEI, encoded by the exons aTGAACGTCCCTATAGTCG ATCCTTTGCAGGGGGATTTCCCTGAGACGATTGAGGAGTTCTTGCAGTATGGGAGTATGAAATGCATAGCATTCAACCGCAGAGGAACTCTCCTTGCTG ctggATGTGCAAATGGTACCTGTGTTATCTGGGACTTTGAAACAAGGGGGATTGCAAGAGAACTGCATGATAAAGATTGTACTGCACCTATAACAAGTGTGGCCTGGTCTAAATATGGTCACCATTTGCTCGCCTCTGCTACTGACAAGTCATTGACACTTTGGCATGTGgtaaatgagaaaaaaattgcCCGCATTACTCTTCAGCAGACTCCGTTAAGTGTCCGTCTTCATCCTGGTGGTCCATCTACCCCATCTATTTGTTTGGCATGCCCTCTCTCGTCTGCACCTATTCTTGTTGATTTAAACACTGGAAGTACTACAGTTCTCCCAGCTTTTCTGTCTGATAATGGTAACCTCCCTGCTCCTAATACTCGCAATAAATTTTCTGATGGTTCTCCACCTTTTACACCAACTGCTGCAACATTTGACAAGTATGGGGATCTGATATATGTGGGCAATTCCAAGGGAGAGATATTAATTATAGATTCAAAAAGCATCAAGGTACATGCTGTGATTCCCATCCCAGGTGGAACAGTAGTTAAGGATATTGTTTTCAGCAGGGATGGCCGATATCTACTCACAAACTCTAATGATCGGGTGATTAGAGTCTATGATAATCTTCTGCCTGTTAAAGGTTCTGGAGAGGAGATAGAAAAAATAAGCAGTAACAACATTAGCTATGAGAGTCACTACGAGAAGCTAAAAGCAAATGGTGCAAGCTGCCTAGCTATTTCTTGTGAACTTTTGGATGCTATCGCAAAGATACCGTGGAAGGCACCATGCTTTAGTGGTGATAGTGAGTGGATTGTTGGTGCTTCAGCAAGCAAAGGAGAGCACAGATTGTGCATATGGAACCGATCAGGACGTCTTGTAAAAATCCTTGAAGGTCCAAAGGAAGCTCTTATTGATATTGCCTGGCATCCAGTAGATCCTACAATTGTTTCAGTGTCTGTAGCAGGCTTAGCATACATTTGGGCCAAGGAACATGTAGAGAATTGGAGTGCATTTGCTCCTGATTTTGTAGAATTAGAAGAAAACGAAGAGTATGTTGAACGAGAGGATGAGTTTGACTTAAATGCATATGTAGAAAAG GCTGAAGAACAACTGGTAAACGAGGATGAGTATGTCGATATtgagacatatgataaaaacTCAACGTTCAGTGATTTGGATGATAGCAGTAGCACAACGATGGAGCTCATCTACTTGGCAGCTATTCCTATCCCAGACACTCCCGATGAGCAGCCCGACAaatgccttggaagttcatcgAAGTTGGAGGACAGCAATCATTCTGATTCCCCATCCTCATTGGATGCTGTACAGAATGGACAAGCGATTCCTCCAGCATCTAGTCCAATGGAAG TGGATAATTCTACTGCTGAAGAACCAGCTGAAGCCGTGAACTCAaagaggaggcggaggctgtCGGCTAAGGGCCTCGAGCTGCAGCAAGCCGAGAAGGGCAAAAAACCAACAACAAAGAATAAGTCCAACGGCAAGTCCCCAGGGTCCAATGGCAAGCAATTGGAGCCTGCTAACGGGAACAGCTCTGCTGTTGATGATGAAGCCACCGAAGACGATGAGATCTGA